A stretch of Electrophorus electricus isolate fEleEle1 chromosome 3, fEleEle1.pri, whole genome shotgun sequence DNA encodes these proteins:
- the LOC113568096 gene encoding cytochrome P450 2J2-like isoform X2 gives MMDSHLFEWINFKSVFLFTCVFLIFYDYVRNKTPKNFPPGPWSLPFIGDIHLIDLKKIHIELQRFTEKYGRILSIRIFGLSGYAWKQQRRFALSTLRNFGLGKKSLEPSIHLECRFLNEAISNEQGKPFNPQWLINNAVSNIICVLVFGDRFEYSDSEFQTLLKAINEVVYLEGGIWAQIYNMFPWVMRRVPGPHQKIFLLWKKVIDFVRSKISEHRVNYDPSNPRDYIDCFLTEMEKWKGDEAAGFDMENLCFCTLDLFAAGTETTSTTMYWGLLYMIKYPEIQAKIQAEIDKVVGSSCQPSMLDKENLPYTNAVIHEIQRMANIIPLNLPRAATEDTQIEGYCIPKGTTVLGNLTSVLFDESEWETPQTFNPGHFLDDNGNFRKREAFMPFSAGKRVCLGEQLARMELFLFFTSLLQHFTFSPPEGVEPSLEYRLGASHSPQPYKLCAVPR, from the exons ATGATGGACAGTCATCTTTTCGAGTGGATTAActttaaaagtgttttcttgTTTACGTGTGTCTTTTTGATTTTCTATGATTACGTGAGAAATAAAACACCGAAGAACTTTCCTCCTGGCCCATGGTCTCTGCCGTTTATTGGCGACATTCATCTTATCGACTTAAAGAAGATACATATTGAGTTACAACGG TTTACAGAAAAATATGGACGGATTCTCAGCATTCGAATTTTCGGACTGAG TGGGTATGCCTGGAAGCAACAGAGGCGATTTGCTCTGTCTACCCTTCGGAATTTTGGACTGGGAAAGAAAAGCCTGGAGCCTTCTATTCATCTGGAATGCCGCTTCCTGAATGAAGCCATATCAAATGAGCAAG GGAAACCATTTAACCCTCAGTGGCTGATTAATAACGCAGTTTCCAATATAATCTGTGTCCTGGTGTTTGGTGATCGGTTTGAGTACAGCGATAGTGAGTTCCAAACCCTGCTGAAAGCGATTAATGAGGTTGTTTACCTGGAGGGAGGTATCTGGGCTCAG ATATACAACATGTTTCCTTGGGTCATGCGCAGAGTTCCTGGTCCTCACCAAAAAATCTTCCTCTTGTGGAAAAAAGTCATTGACTTTGTCCGTTCCAAAATATCAGAGCACAGAGTGAACTATGACCCCTCAAACCCACGAGACTATATTGACTGCTTCCTCACTGAGATGGAAAAG TGGAAAGGTGATGAAGCCGCAGGGTTTGATATGGAAAACCTGTGCTTTTGCACACTGGACCTTTTTGCTGCTGGGACTGAGACCACTTCCACTACCATGTACTGGGGACTGTTGTACATGATCAAATACCCTGAGATTCAGG CCAAAATCCAGGCAGAGATTGACAAGGTGGTGGGGTCTTCATGCCAACCATCTATGTTAGACAAAGAGAACCTTCCATACACCAATGCTGTTATTCACGAGATTCAAAGGATGGCAAACATAATTCCGCTTAACTTGCCCCGGGCTGCCACAGAAGACACTCAGATAGAAGGGTACTGTATCCCAAAG GGCACAACAGTGCTTGGCAACCTGACATCAGTTCTGTTTGATGAGTCCGAGTGGGAGACACCGCAGACCTTTAATCCAGGTCACTTCCTGGATGATAATGGAAACTTTAGGAAGAGAGAGGCCTTCATGCCATTTTCTGCAG GAAAGAGGGTTTGTCTGGGGGAGCAGCTGGCTCGTATGGAGCTCTTCCTGTTCTTCACGTCTTTACTTCAGCACTTCACCTTTTCACCACCAGAGGGCGTTGAGCCAAGTCTGGAGTACAGATTAGGGGCCTCACACAGCCCTCAGCCATACAAACTCTGTGCTGTCCCACGTTGA
- the LOC113568096 gene encoding cytochrome P450 2J2-like isoform X1 gives MMDSHLFEWINFKSVFLFTCVFLIFYDYVRNKTPKNFPPGPWSLPFIGDIHLIDLKKIHIELQRFTEKYGRILSIRIFGLRFVILNGYKLVKKVYVDQGHVFADRPSLPLFDDISGGNKGIVASSGYAWKQQRRFALSTLRNFGLGKKSLEPSIHLECRFLNEAISNEQGKPFNPQWLINNAVSNIICVLVFGDRFEYSDSEFQTLLKAINEVVYLEGGIWAQIYNMFPWVMRRVPGPHQKIFLLWKKVIDFVRSKISEHRVNYDPSNPRDYIDCFLTEMEKWKGDEAAGFDMENLCFCTLDLFAAGTETTSTTMYWGLLYMIKYPEIQAKIQAEIDKVVGSSCQPSMLDKENLPYTNAVIHEIQRMANIIPLNLPRAATEDTQIEGYCIPKGTTVLGNLTSVLFDESEWETPQTFNPGHFLDDNGNFRKREAFMPFSAGKRVCLGEQLARMELFLFFTSLLQHFTFSPPEGVEPSLEYRLGASHSPQPYKLCAVPR, from the exons ATGATGGACAGTCATCTTTTCGAGTGGATTAActttaaaagtgttttcttgTTTACGTGTGTCTTTTTGATTTTCTATGATTACGTGAGAAATAAAACACCGAAGAACTTTCCTCCTGGCCCATGGTCTCTGCCGTTTATTGGCGACATTCATCTTATCGACTTAAAGAAGATACATATTGAGTTACAACGG TTTACAGAAAAATATGGACGGATTCTCAGCATTCGAATTTTCGGACTGAGGTTTGTCATCCTGAATGGATATAAACTAGTTAAAAAGGTGTACGTTGACCAAGGACACGTCTTTGCTGATCGCCCAAGTTTGCCTTTATTTGATGACATTTCTGGCGGAAATAAAG GAATTGTTGCTTCCAGTGGGTATGCCTGGAAGCAACAGAGGCGATTTGCTCTGTCTACCCTTCGGAATTTTGGACTGGGAAAGAAAAGCCTGGAGCCTTCTATTCATCTGGAATGCCGCTTCCTGAATGAAGCCATATCAAATGAGCAAG GGAAACCATTTAACCCTCAGTGGCTGATTAATAACGCAGTTTCCAATATAATCTGTGTCCTGGTGTTTGGTGATCGGTTTGAGTACAGCGATAGTGAGTTCCAAACCCTGCTGAAAGCGATTAATGAGGTTGTTTACCTGGAGGGAGGTATCTGGGCTCAG ATATACAACATGTTTCCTTGGGTCATGCGCAGAGTTCCTGGTCCTCACCAAAAAATCTTCCTCTTGTGGAAAAAAGTCATTGACTTTGTCCGTTCCAAAATATCAGAGCACAGAGTGAACTATGACCCCTCAAACCCACGAGACTATATTGACTGCTTCCTCACTGAGATGGAAAAG TGGAAAGGTGATGAAGCCGCAGGGTTTGATATGGAAAACCTGTGCTTTTGCACACTGGACCTTTTTGCTGCTGGGACTGAGACCACTTCCACTACCATGTACTGGGGACTGTTGTACATGATCAAATACCCTGAGATTCAGG CCAAAATCCAGGCAGAGATTGACAAGGTGGTGGGGTCTTCATGCCAACCATCTATGTTAGACAAAGAGAACCTTCCATACACCAATGCTGTTATTCACGAGATTCAAAGGATGGCAAACATAATTCCGCTTAACTTGCCCCGGGCTGCCACAGAAGACACTCAGATAGAAGGGTACTGTATCCCAAAG GGCACAACAGTGCTTGGCAACCTGACATCAGTTCTGTTTGATGAGTCCGAGTGGGAGACACCGCAGACCTTTAATCCAGGTCACTTCCTGGATGATAATGGAAACTTTAGGAAGAGAGAGGCCTTCATGCCATTTTCTGCAG GAAAGAGGGTTTGTCTGGGGGAGCAGCTGGCTCGTATGGAGCTCTTCCTGTTCTTCACGTCTTTACTTCAGCACTTCACCTTTTCACCACCAGAGGGCGTTGAGCCAAGTCTGGAGTACAGATTAGGGGCCTCACACAGCCCTCAGCCATACAAACTCTGTGCTGTCCCACGTTGA